The Picrophilus oshimae DSM 9789 genome includes a window with the following:
- a CDS encoding TrmB family transcriptional regulator — MEANTSLISKTAEMIKILGLSTYEAQAFAALVYHGVANADTIADTAGIPRTSAYKIMESLVKRGFAKETDGRPRMYKPEDMNKIKNEYIDNINKLFDELKELQDLLPSKGEPQLIYTIYGRSKVMAKIAEMIDLSDKEIYISTPRIRDIRTELKKNIENAIKRGVHIIFVTPPNKRVPPNTEVHRKEGLIATDIASDGTRALLSGPDLDACGYTDNPALALHVYQFINMMINNEDFKL, encoded by the coding sequence ATGGAAGCTAATACATCACTAATATCTAAAACTGCCGAGATGATTAAGATATTAGGACTTTCAACATATGAGGCACAGGCATTTGCCGCACTTGTTTACCATGGTGTTGCCAATGCAGATACAATAGCAGATACCGCGGGAATACCAAGAACCTCGGCATACAAAATCATGGAATCACTTGTTAAAAGGGGCTTCGCAAAGGAAACTGACGGCAGGCCAAGGATGTACAAGCCTGAAGACATGAACAAAATAAAAAATGAATATATAGATAATATAAACAAACTTTTTGATGAATTAAAGGAGCTGCAGGATCTTTTACCATCAAAGGGTGAACCACAGCTTATATATACAATATATGGAAGAAGCAAGGTCATGGCAAAGATAGCAGAGATGATAGATCTATCTGATAAGGAAATATACATATCAACACCAAGAATAAGGGATATAAGAACAGAGCTTAAAAAGAACATAGAAAATGCAATAAAAAGGGGTGTGCACATAATATTTGTAACACCACCAAATAAGAGGGTACCGCCAAACACAGAGGTTCACAGAAAGGAGGGTTTAATTGCAACAGATATAGCAAGTGATGGAACCAGGGCACTTCTCTCTGGACCTGATCTGGACGCCTGTGGTTATACTGACAACCCGGCGCTGGCCCTTCACGTTTACCAGTTTATAAACATGATGATAAACAATGAGGATTTTAAACTATAA
- a CDS encoding deoxyribonuclease IV, whose translation MRILNYKLGAHISIGNGIENVPEIAHSMNFNAFQIFVKSRSWQEKEYKYDEIANFRNNVRKFNIEGTVAHAIYLINLASENEIRKKSINDLNNEIKICNDLGIDYLVVHPGSNPDRKKGIKMAIDAFQSMETGSTKILIENSSGRGNTFPSDINEMSDIIDPLDKKHFGLCLDTCHAYSYGYDLCKYDDFIYYMGKKLELSRINVIHLNDSKTEFASRKDLHENPGSGRIGSCLKSIFYDRNFKDSTFIMESPDIERSHEKNLNFLLGDNIED comes from the coding sequence ATGAGGATTTTAAACTATAAACTTGGTGCACACATTTCAATAGGAAATGGTATAGAAAATGTACCGGAAATAGCGCATTCAATGAATTTTAATGCGTTTCAGATCTTTGTAAAATCCAGATCATGGCAGGAAAAGGAATATAAATATGATGAAATAGCAAATTTCAGGAACAACGTAAGGAAATTTAACATAGAAGGTACCGTTGCCCATGCAATATATCTAATAAACCTTGCCTCTGAAAATGAGATAAGAAAAAAATCGATAAATGATCTTAATAATGAAATTAAGATATGCAATGATCTCGGCATAGATTATCTTGTTGTTCATCCGGGATCAAATCCTGACAGGAAAAAGGGCATTAAAATGGCGATAGATGCCTTTCAATCAATGGAAACCGGAAGTACAAAGATATTAATAGAAAATTCGTCCGGCAGGGGAAATACCTTTCCATCAGATATTAATGAAATGTCCGATATCATTGATCCCCTTGACAAAAAACATTTCGGTCTGTGCCTTGATACCTGCCATGCATATTCATACGGCTATGATCTATGCAAATACGATGATTTTATTTACTACATGGGGAAAAAACTGGAATTAAGCCGGATTAATGTAATACATCTAAACGATTCAAAAACGGAATTCGCAAGCAGAAAGGATCTGCATGAAAATCCGGGCTCAGGAAGGATTGGAAGCTGCCTGAAATCGATATTTTATGATCGAAATTTTAAGGATTCAACTTTTATCATGGAATCTCCTGATATTGAGAGAAGCCATGAAAAAAACCTTAATTTTTTGCTTGGTGATAATATTGAGGATTGA
- a CDS encoding class I SAM-dependent methyltransferase translates to MMVDFLRLCLDDDFRYRVNLRSEHFINLIRSGYAKNKIIRNEYDKYIYEIAKSRIKVSGKFSKYNELFFDEYAASYSTPEIPGIYRSKRLKNNDILDLGSGAGMQDIFFSMNSHVTGIEIDENRYLMSELNKIPYKSKAEFINGDANNFLKEFDGIIFSDPLRPGSSMERTVNELIPNPLKIISKYKNKYAFDLPPQMSWDNIIIPGEKEYISINGKLNRLTVYSMDLSLSASSAVMLPRNLIIRGEPGDYKFEKTDVKKYIYLPDISIIYARLLNEISHYDLGLLNHDQRRYILTSYNLYNDFPGEIYRYLFSAHENDLVKKLKENDAKRIFFRFNVDDYYKKKNYIEMELNGSRDIYIFKSDDFLIGAEKINFSN, encoded by the coding sequence ATGATGGTTGATTTTTTAAGGCTCTGCCTTGATGATGATTTCAGATACAGGGTCAATTTAAGGTCAGAGCATTTTATTAACCTTATAAGATCTGGTTATGCTAAAAATAAGATAATAAGAAATGAATATGATAAATACATTTATGAAATAGCAAAATCAAGAATAAAGGTTTCAGGTAAATTCTCAAAATATAACGAGCTGTTTTTTGATGAGTATGCGGCAAGCTATTCAACACCTGAAATTCCTGGAATTTACCGCTCTAAAAGGTTAAAAAACAATGATATACTGGATCTTGGATCCGGTGCCGGTATGCAGGACATCTTTTTTTCCATGAACTCGCATGTTACAGGAATAGAGATTGATGAAAACAGATATTTAATGTCTGAGTTGAATAAAATACCATATAAATCAAAGGCTGAATTTATAAATGGCGACGCAAACAATTTTTTGAAAGAGTTTGACGGCATAATATTTTCAGATCCGTTAAGGCCGGGATCCTCAATGGAAAGAACGGTAAATGAGCTGATACCAAATCCATTAAAGATTATATCAAAATATAAAAATAAATATGCATTCGATCTGCCGCCGCAGATGTCATGGGATAATATAATTATACCTGGCGAAAAGGAATATATATCAATAAATGGGAAGTTAAACAGGCTTACCGTTTATTCGATGGATCTTTCATTATCGGCTAGCTCTGCGGTCATGCTTCCCAGGAATTTAATAATAAGGGGTGAGCCCGGTGATTATAAATTTGAAAAGACCGATGTTAAAAAATACATATATCTACCTGATATATCAATAATATACGCAAGACTTTTAAATGAGATATCACATTATGACCTTGGATTGTTAAATCATGATCAAAGGAGGTATATATTAACCTCATACAATCTTTATAATGATTTTCCAGGGGAAATTTATAGATATCTATTTTCAGCCCATGAAAATGATCTTGTAAAAAAGTTAAAAGAAAATGATGCAAAGAGGATATTTTTCAGATTTAACGTTGATGATTACTATAAAAAAAAGAATTACATCGAAATGGAGCTAAATGGTTCCAGAGATATTTATATATTTAAATCAGATGATTTTTTAATAGGTGCGGAAAAAATAAACTTTAGCAATTAA
- a CDS encoding carboxymuconolactone decarboxylase family protein: protein MDAKKKLEEVTRVMNAIGSDDSKVQSSFIGFMSYVMSPGSLDAKTKNLIAISLSIAAKCDWCVSYHVNNALKAGATKDEIMEAAYIAVLMFGSPAMMEINRVLDTLEQLGK, encoded by the coding sequence GACGCAAAGAAGAAGCTTGAAGAGGTAACAAGGGTTATGAACGCCATTGGCTCTGACGATTCAAAGGTTCAATCATCATTTATAGGATTTATGTCCTATGTAATGTCCCCAGGGTCACTTGATGCAAAAACAAAGAACCTAATTGCAATATCATTATCGATAGCGGCAAAATGCGACTGGTGTGTTTCATATCATGTTAATAACGCACTAAAGGCAGGTGCCACAAAGGATGAGATCATGGAGGCTGCATACATAGCGGTTTTAATGTTTGGAAGTCCTGCAATGATGGAGATAAATAGAGTTCTTGATACACTTGAACAGTTAGGAAAATGA